In Suricata suricatta isolate VVHF042 chromosome X, meerkat_22Aug2017_6uvM2_HiC, whole genome shotgun sequence, the DNA window ttcctttctttagccTACTGTGTCATAAGAAtatagtacataatacatataacatagaaTATGTACTAATCAACTGTATTAATAcagtcaacagtaagctattagtagttaagttctgAGGGGCGTTAAAAGTTATAGTTGAATTTTTGACCACAGGGCATTTTTCAAGGGTCACCTGTATATGTGTTCTACCCATGCCCCCACTCCGCCCCACTTGCTTTCCCTTCTACTTGCAGGCCACGGTCATTAACATGATAGCCACAGATGACTGTATGAAGCCTTGAACAAGTAGGAAATACTGCCTCACTAAGTGCTTTGTTCTCAAAGGCTATGCTTTTATAAATGGTGAGCAGCTCCCCCAAGGTGCAGATCGTAGATCGGGGCCTTTTCCTGTTGTTCCATATCTCCTCAACCTGAGGATGCATCTGCAGCGAGGAATTTCTTATTTAGATAGCTTTATACTTTGAGGGGGCACGGTTGTAAGTCAtgctcattaaaaacaaacaagcaatagAGAACTGTAGAGAACAGAAAGGGACTTGCCAGTCTCCCCAAAAGATAACTAATACAAATGTTTGCATATATGTTCTTCCACGTTATTTTTGTATGCACTTAGCAATGTGCgtgttgttgtgtgtgtgcgtgtgtggaaaaataaatgaaatcatgcctcAGTGACTCTGCTGCAGCTTGTGTTTTCCCCAAAACAGCACATCGCAGACACTTGCCCTAAAGCACACACCCAGATTTACTTCATCCTTCTAAACACCACGTTGTGTTCCATCTCGTCACCACAGCCTGGTGCATTTAAGCAAGACAGGAAGGCAACCTAAGAGTTCCATGTCTGTGTTGTGCTTGCCTTGTTAAAAATGGAGATATCCGTACACAGGTGGGAATCGAGAGCATCTGAAGTACTTCCAGTGTGCCCTCCAGTGCCcgtctggggtggctcagttcagttaGTGACTTCCGCATAGTTCCGGTGAGCTCCCCCTTACGTGGGCACAGAAGATCCTTTGTGGGGCTTCCTGTGGTGTTTAGTATACAGACAGCATAATGCTTAATTTGAAGTGCAACAAGACAATTTAAATGAAACACAGCAACAAAGAAGCAAGTATTGTAGTTCCAAAAATAGGCTGTATTCTATAGTTTCGACAAGTATGTCTTGAAACTGAGAGATGTTTTATCTTGCAAGTTTCCTGTTCATTAGCTTTAATGTGCCAATGCTTTATAAaaattcctccctctccctctctttctccctctctccctctctctctctctctctctctctgccacaggGAACCACTaaaaggagacaggaaggagatAGCTTCCAGTTTTCAGGAATGGCTGACGGAGGTTACCCTAATAAAATCAAGAGGCCTCGCCTTGAAGATGTTACCGTTTCTATGGGCCCAGGTGCCCATCACAGCACGCCCTGTGCAGAGCTGCAGGTGCCTCCATTGACAATGAACCCTAACCCCGTTGCTGTGGGAGTACCTGGCCATTCACTATCCCTTGAAACTAATCCCATGAATGGCAGCATAATGGGCTCACCATTTGAGGTGCCACCGGCTGCAGACATGGTACTGAAAGGGCCCACTAGTCCCTACTATGACAAAGCAAACAACATACCGGCTGTGGACCAAGAACTTCAAGATCTCCTGGAGGAGCTAACAAAAATTCAAGAACCTTCTCCGAATGAGCTAGATCTTGAGAAGATACTGGGGAGCAAACCAGACGAACCACTGGTATTAGAGCACCCACAGGCACCCCTAGGTACCAGTGCCAAGCCTTCGGTTCAGATGCCACACTTGGAGAGCCTCGGTTCTGGCAAGGAGTTTGTGTCCAGCTGCAGCCAGCTCCAGGGCGCGCCGGTGCAAGTCCCGCCCTCCCCAGCCGGGCTCAGCTTTGTGATTCCAGCCAGCGGGAAGCAGGTGGCCTCCCCAGGCTCTTCGGCAGCACAGGCCAAGAGCCAGGTCCAGGGGATGGTCCCTGTCACTTTGGCCCCACTCCCAGTGCCTCAGTGGCACCACGCCCACCAGCTGAAGGTGCTGGCGGCCAGCAAGCAGGGGTCCTCTACGAGGAAGCCAGGCCACAAGCCCAGCTGGTCtggcctgcctcctccaggcctcTCCCCATCTTACCGCCCGGTGCCGTCGCCACACCCACCGCCGCCGCCGTACAGCCCTCAGAGCCTCATGGTGTCCTGCATGGCATCTGGCAACGTGCCAGGGAGCGCTTTCCAAGGCTCCCCCAATGCCTTACTGGCCAGCATGGCGTCGGGCAGCGGTACCGCGCTGGGGCCCCCCATGCTCTACACTCCCGAGAAGCTCCCCAGCCCAGCTCTCAACCAGCAGCCACAGTTCAGCCCGCAGAGTTCCATCCTTGCCAACCTGGTGTCCTCTGGTGTCAAAAGTCCTCAGGGACACCTGATGTCCGCTCTGCCCGCCAGCAACCCGGGGCCGTCCCCGCCCTACCGCCCTGAGAAGCTCTCCAGCCCGGGCTTGCCGCAGCAGTCCTTCACCCCGCAGTGCTCCCTGATCCGGAGCCTCACCCCCTCCAGCAATCCGCTAAGTCAGCAGCAGCCGCCTCCGCAGCCGCAGGGAAAAACCATCTTCAAGCCCATGGCCACCAACTCACCCAAAACCCTAAGGGTGATCATGCAGCAGGGGCTGGCCAGCCCCGGCCCGGTAGCCCCAGAGCCATTTCCTTTTGGCAACACCAAGCCGCTGTCACATTTTGTTTCTGAGCCGGGCCCCCAGAAGATGCCCTCCATGCCCGCCACCTCGAGGCAGCCATCCCTGCTCCACTACCTGCAGCAGCCGACGCCGACCCCGGCCTCTTCTCCCACTGCCTCCTCCACTGCCACTGCCACGTtgcagctgcagcagcagcatgagcactcctctctcctcctgcagcAGATGATGCAGCAGCTGCCTCCACGCTTTCAGCGGCCCGTGGCCCCAGACTCCATGCCTTCTCTGCCCAGACAGGTAAGACGGTCTCACACCTGGTTGCATTCCTTTGTTTTGGGCATAAGAACTGTGTCTCGTGCTATTGATACTTGGCTTTGGAGGCAAATCTGGCCGTAGTCCTCTCC includes these proteins:
- the MAMLD1 gene encoding mastermind-like domain-containing protein 1 isoform X1; translated protein: MDDWKSRLVIKSMVPNFAMVGNRQEPRKLQESGTTKRRQEGDSFQFSGMADGGYPNKIKRPRLEDVTVSMGPGAHHSTPCAELQVPPLTMNPNPVAVGVPGHSLSLETNPMNGSIMGSPFEVPPAADMVLKGPTSPYYDKANNIPAVDQELQDLLEELTKIQEPSPNELDLEKILGSKPDEPLVLEHPQAPLGTSAKPSVQMPHLESLGSGKEFVSSCSQLQGAPVQVPPSPAGLSFVIPASGKQVASPGSSAAQAKSQVQGMVPVTLAPLPVPQWHHAHQLKVLAASKQGSSTRKPGHKPSWSGLPPPGLSPSYRPVPSPHPPPPPYSPQSLMVSCMASGNVPGSAFQGSPNALLASMASGSGTALGPPMLYTPEKLPSPALNQQPQFSPQSSILANLVSSGVKSPQGHLMSALPASNPGPSPPYRPEKLSSPGLPQQSFTPQCSLIRSLTPSSNPLSQQQPPPQPQGKTIFKPMATNSPKTLRVIMQQGLASPGPVAPEPFPFGNTKPLSHFVSEPGPQKMPSMPATSRQPSLLHYLQQPTPTPASSPTASSTATATLQLQQQHEHSSLLLQQMMQQLPPRFQRPVAPDSMPSLPRQQEKQRSGLTAMTPEQRSAYIAQQMSQFQAVQEQVTSKCSQTEASPPSSQPMMPPRAGLLQNSLSPGMIPPTRPQSHEGLGVISSTPGKQQGIVNSNPLLLVPSHSGLNPLSSLGSVCRRLKIPKATPSGVPLPPSPHQLRQPCVPRMPAMFNSAAWAAAAARTTVVSREPALSRVDNSIQHLDSNSIFTKAPTTVPMVAPTFPPHQALAPPNQVTSGGRSGHKVSVALVDPSFSLLGTQNLRQSPVRGPVPALNATKSLQQGMASFGPMSPIHGIEPPSYVVAATATAAASAVAASQSPGPFTRMGSPPALAPYDFLPLPQPPPSLNGLISPHDCSEADFIEALLQGPGASPEEGWVCNLRLIDDILQEHATTHVLPPRALGGFKCP
- the MAMLD1 gene encoding mastermind-like domain-containing protein 1 isoform X2 codes for the protein MDDWKSRLVIKSMVPNFAMVGNRQEPRKLQESGTTKRRQEGDSFQFSGMADGGYPNKIKRPRLEDVTVSMGPGAHHSTPCAELQVPPLTMNPNPVAVGVPGHSLSLETNPMNGSIMGSPFEVPPAADMVLKGPTSPYYDKANNIPAVDQELQDLLEELTKIQEPSPNELDLEKILGSKPDEPLVLEHPQAPLGTSAKPSVQMPHLESLGSGKEFVSSCSQLQGAPVQVPPSPAGLSFVIPASGKQVASPGSSAAQAKSQVQGMVPVTLAPLPVPQWHHAHQLKVLAASKQGSSTRKPGHKPSWSGLPPPGLSPSYRPVPSPHPPPPPYSPQSLMVSCMASGNVPGSAFQGSPNALLASMASGSGTALGPPMLYTPEKLPSPALNQQPQFSPQSSILANLVSSGVKSPQGHLMSALPASNPGPSPPYRPEKLSSPGLPQQSFTPQCSLIRSLTPSSNPLSQQQPPPQPQGKTIFKPMATNSPKTLRVIMQQGLASPGPVAPEPFPFGNTKPLSHFVSEPGPQKMPSMPATSRQPSLLHYLQQPTPTPASSPTASSTATATLQLQQQHEHSSLLLQQMMQQLPPRFQRPVAPDSMPSLPRQTHVDKACKFGEARPPQVSLGRQPPSCQALGSESFLPGSSFAHELAQVTSSYSTSEAAPWGGWDPKAWRQVPAPLLPSCDAVARETEIRSYGNDP